The region CCAGCAACAAACCCGGAATGCCCTCATCCCAGCGTGAAGGGGGATCCCAATCCGGTGATGAATACTCCAGGTAGGCCTGCGGAACGTTCAAATACAGAGTGGACGTCGCCAGATCGCCTTTTGCTTCCAGGCCATTAAGGCTGGTGAGATCCAGACACTGTTCGTCGTGCCACCACCGCAACTTTGCCAAGGCATCTGACTTAAACCCGAGCTTTTCAACCAGCGCAGGCGAGATACAAGCCAGGCTGCCTTTGGCATCATTTTCCGGTGCATAGAATGCAATAGGTTCTTCAGGTAACACCTGCGCGTTCAGGCTCACCGACATGACATAGTTCCCCGGCATGATGAAACCGCCGCGAGAAAACTGGCTCAGGTCGATGTTTTTTCTGTCATTGAGCTCTAACACGTCAATGTTAAACTGCACCTCATCACTCGCCTGCAATTGAAAAGGGACGCTGCCTATCGCCAAAGCAACACACATGCCCAGCAGGCTTAATGAAGGTGTCTTTGAGTTATTCGCGTTCGATTTCATCGTTCCGCCAGCCTTTAACTTATTTATAATCAGTAGTAATTCAATTTAAAACGGATAGCGGTTCTATAATCCCCGGCACGCAATACCTGGCGATTAGCCACCAGTTGCATGGAATAGTTTACGTAGCTCTCTTTTATTACTGTGCCATCTATTGGCATGGCTAAACCTGGGTAAATAACATTACCTATGCTGTCTGAAAGGCGTAATGCAATTCCTTTTGCCTCTCCCGTCACCCCGAATAATCCATTATCGGCCCGGCCGTCAAATATCATTTGGAAATGTTGGCGGCCAGGTTGTATTCCCCCCACGTCTGACACACTGCAATTTAATAACCGCAAACTGAATGCTTTGGTCAGGCCATGGCCCTCCCGGGCAATTTGTTCTACCGGCAATGTTTGCATATCAATAGTTTGATCGCGGCTCGCGGCTTCAATAGCACAAGCAGCATTGACAATGGCACCTTCCATATTGACCTTTCCCCACCCAATCACAGAACTCTGCGCAGCCGATGGCTGGGTAATAAAAAACGTGATCAACAAGGAAGGGGCCACTAAGACCTGGGCTTTCCGAAACATATACGCATTCCTGGCAATAAGGTTCCATTTTAAAAAGCATGCGGTCACCCGCATGCTGAATAAGTTTACGAATATGACTTATTGATAGTTCAGAGCGAAGTTAACAACGCTGGTGAACGCACCTGGAACGATGGTATCCAGAGCGCCACCATTACCTTTCAGGAAGGCCTGGAATTTCAGCTCAGCTTCGGTATCACCGATGGCGATAACCTGACCGGCAGTCGCTTTACCCAGCTCAACCACAGCATTGCTAGCGTTAGAATCGGTAATAACGATGCTGGCGCCTTTAGCGGTGCTGCCGCTGCCAAAAGCGACCATTTTTTTGTCAGTACCGGTAGCGCCGCCCGGCTCACCGGTAAAGGTGGTTTTCACGGTTTGTGCCGTTGCTGCAGTACAATCTTCCAATTTGATCGAGAAGTCTTCCTTCACGAGCGACTCACGACCATCTTTCAGGCCCAGGTTGGAAATCTGGCCCAGAGGAACGGTTTGATCGATATTGCCAGGGGCAATAGAACATGGCGCATCGATAATTTCACCGGTGAAGGTTACGGAACCGCTACCCTGATTTGCCGCGTTAGCGAAAGAAGAAACACCCATTGCCATTACAGCAGCCAGCATAATTTTATTCAGTTTCATATAAAGCCCTTACATTCCTTAGCAAGAAGAGGATTCAATCCAATTTATAAGTCATCACTTTAACTTCAACATTCAACGCCACCGTTTTAATACCAGTCACGTTTCTTGTGGTCGCTGAGACGTAACGTTTATCGCTCCGTTTCAGTGGGAACAAATTTACCCTCTCAAACGGAAAAATAAAATGTTATGTCGAAAAAATACAAAAACACAGGATTTTTATGATGTAAATATGAAATAAATAGATTTTAAATCTAAAATGTATAAATTAATTATCAATTTTTATTTTAAAAAACTTGGCATTTAATAAAAATCTCACATCATATATAACAATATAGAGAAAAATCTTATTTACACCGTCCAACAAGGATTGAAAAAAGCCTAAGCAGGTCTCAGAATAATCTCTCGACAGGAAGGTTGATGGGTAAATAAAATGATTTATTGTATAAATGACAGCATCCTCTATCACGAGGAGGAAGGTATGTTGGCGCGTATCGACGATGCCAATAATAAAATAGCTTTACTTAAGCCTGCCAGTCGCCTGCTTTCCTTATTTATCAGGAATAATAATAAGCTGTTGCTACGTGAAAGGTTGCTTAATGAGGTTTGGGTTGAGCATGGGTTAAAAGCGTCAAACAATAACTTGAACAACTATGTTTCAGGATTGCGCAAGTCGCTGGCACAATGCGGAGCGGAGGAAATTATCATCACTTATCCCCGACAGGGGTTCAAATTCAGCGCCAAAAACATTCATGAAGTAAATGTTAATCAGGAGATATCGTCCGACGGGGAGAGATGTGAACCGGAAATTATCTTCACACCGCCCCCCCAAAAGAGCGACACCAGCATGTGGCACGCTATACAGCGATTAATTATGATCGCCGCCACTTGCTTAGTGCCGTTTGCCGCGATCGTATTATACCAGAACAGCACGCGTATCAATGTTTATCCGTTGGGTAACTATCAGCACTGCAAAATTTATAGCATGACGTTGGGCAGTGGAAATATAGAAAAGGTTAAGCGTATGATTAAGCAGGCGGGCCTCAGCTGCCAACAGCGGGCAGATGTCTATTACTACAATAATATTCTTAACGAGAGCTCACAACGCTATGAGGAGCAAATAACATTCTGCCCACGTGATACCCGTAATCCATGTATCAATAATTACAAAGATCACAACGAGTCTTAATCTTTTTTCCTTTATCCAAACCAGGTGTAAACGTGTTATTGGTTCCCTTGATCATCACGGTTGATCAAGGGAACCCCGGTGATTACGACGCCACGGTACAGACAAATAACGGTTCCGCATTGCTGACAAACAGAAAATGTCGGCTGTCTATCCGCTCAATACGCAAATGGTACTGCTGGCCCACCATGGGTAAACGCCGATTCAGCGCCGGCAATTTCAACGTGTCCTGTGGCCTTCTGTTGTTCGCCACCATAGTGAAGATGTAGTTGTTATCCTGCCGCTGATAATCCGCCACCACGACCCGATCAATGTTGTATCTGGCATCCCCGACAAAGAAGCTGCCATTTATTATCAGATTGGCACGCCGGGCCCCATCCGGTACGACGCTAATCAACAACGCACGCCGCATAGTTTCACCTTCCAACTGATTCGTTGCCCATACAACCGCCCGGCATTCTGGGATCTGAGGTTTTAACAACAACGAGTAAAAGGCGGCAATGGTGCCCAGCAATGCCAAGCTCGCCAACAGAGCATAGCGGTAACGACGTAAAAAATTATAACCCACTGTTTTCATGAAAATTCTCGCATTGCACCTTGCCTGATTTCATCTGATCCTGTGGGCAGTAGTAGAAATAAGAAACTCTGACCCGCCCCGTGGTATTAGGTGTTATCGAAAGGCTATCGTAATAAAACAGCGTGCCTGGCTCACTGCAGTTGATGTGGTTCCGCTGTTCCAGCATCGTTTTCAGATGCGCCAAATCGACATCCCTCGGCCCCGGCTTATGGTAGGTAGAGACGAACCGAACTTCACAGTTGCCGATTTTCCCCACCGGCATCGTGCTGACGGGGGAGTAGCCCGTATCCCACCATGCCCATACACTGCTGACCAATGCCACCAACGCCAACGTAACGGCAGCAAATTTAAACCCTCGGCCCGGCACCGTAATAGGCCGTTCCGTACTCGATTCAACCGGCTGCTGCGCCGTCTCCTGCGTTATCAGGTTTTCCGCCACACTGTCCGTCGTGTGCAGTTCGGTAGCGGTAAACATAAACCCCTGCCGCGGCAGGGTGACGATAATCTCCTCCTCACCGAGCGAAGAAAATGCTTTGCGCAAGATCGAAATAGTGTTGTTGAGGTTATTACCGGAAGCGACCTGCCCATGCGCCTCCCACACCTGCATCAGCAACGTTTCGCGGGAAAGCACCAGATTGTTGTTACGCACCAGAGTAGAAAGCAGGCGGTTCAGCGTGGCCGTCAGCACAATCGGCGGGATGTCGTCATGCAGTGAGACTAACTCAGATCTATCTTCATGATATTTAATATCATTATTAATTATGTATCTCATAATTCCCTGCGCTATAAACTAATTAGCCCCTGCCAAACAGAGCGATATTAGCATAGCGCATGAGATAAGAAAATTCTTAAAGAACCCCACAAATATAATTAAAAACAACAATATAAAGACAATCCATCATTCCCTATTAGAAAGAATACGTTGCGGCAGCGCCACGGCTTTGCCGGCGCCTGGTGCCGGTTCGTTGTGCGGGCAGGCTCAAGCTGAGTGGCACAACAGCCTGGAAAAAGAGAATATCCTCACCGTCAGCGAAGCCAACATCCTCAGTACTTTTGAACAACTCCATCGGAGCAAAGGAGAGGTGTTTGAGCGCAGAGTTATCAACGTGTTCAAGAATCCTAGCTGGGACTACTGCACGCCCACTGGCGATCGACCTGATTTTGCGGCACCTCGAACAGAGCATCCAGCCCCACACTTATGCCGACGGCAAGGTCGATTTTATTCTCTATACCTCGGAGAATGTCGAATGACTGCGCTTCAGAACGCTGATTGAAAATCACATAACCGGCGTGTCATGATGGCTGAAAACCAGGGAGGCTCAATGAAAGTGGTTAACGTATCAAGAACATCAAACCCATGCTAAACGCCACCTTAATGCGGTGTTTTCTGGCACTGTGCTTAATCATAGCGACCCTCAATCACGTTATCGCCGACGTGAAGTTTGGTTTTCTCTGGGATTACGGTTACGGTGAACAGGCTTTCCTGGCCAGCCGCCTTTTTTGGGGCAGCCTGACCCTGCTGGATCCGCTGGTGGCCTATTTTCTGATCGTCAAACCCAAGGTTGGGCTGCCGGCCACATTAGCCCTCATCACCGTCGACGTCATCCACAATGGCTACTACGTTTATCTCAATAACCAATGGCTTGCCCCCTTTTTCCTGTTCCAGTGCGCCTTCCTTGTCATCGCCTGGGCATTTTCATTCAGGATAAAAAGAAGCGGTTTTGTTCAGGCCAAATGAGGTTATAAGACGTTAAGCCGATAAGGTCAGGGCAAGGTCGATCACGGCAGTTATATTTTCACGATGGGGTATGTGAGGCGTGGATCACAGATAAAATCTGTTGTAAGTGATTGAATAATGGCGGAGAGAGGGGGATTTGAACCCCCGGTAGAGTTGCCCCTACTCCAGTTTTCGAGACTGGTCCGTTCAGCCGCTCCGGCATCTCTCCTGATAGTGCTTGTCATCATGCCCCTTTTTGCGGCATTTTTACAGAGTTAGCCTCCAGCCGAACGTTCAAGTGACCACTTTACGAGCAACGCGATGATTAAATGGCCGTGGAAAACGCAACAACCACAAGCGGAAACGCTTGCCCAGTGGCAGGACGCGCTGGCAATTCCCCTGCTCTCTCCGCTAAATGAGCAGGAACAACAGCGCCTGATCGTCGTTGCCGGGCAGATTTTGCAGCAAAAGCGCATCGTCCCGCTGCAGGGGCTTGAGCTCACGTCGCAAATGCAGGCGCGTATCGCCCTGATGTTCGCCCTGCCGGTGCTCGAACTGGGAGCGGAATACCTGGACGGCTTCAATGAGATCCTGCTCTACCCTTCGCCGTTTGTGGTGGAGGATGAATGGCAGGACGACATCGGCCTGGTGCATTCCGGGCCGGTGGTGCAGTCCGGCCAGAGCTGGGAACAGGGGCCGATTGTACTCAACTGGCAAGACGTGCAGGACTCTTTCGATCTCTCCGGCTTTAACCTGGTGATCCACGAGGCGGTACACAAGCTGGATATGCGCAACGGCGGCAGCGCCACCGGGATACCGCCGATCCCGCTGCGCGATATTGCCGCCTGGGAGCATGATCTGCACGCCGCAATGGAAAACCTGCAAGACGAGATCGACATGGTCGGCGAAGAGGCCGCCAGTATGGACGCCTATGCCGCCACCGATCCCGCCGAATGTTTTGCCGTGCTGTCGGAGTATTTTTTCAGTGCGCCCGAACTGCTGGCCCAGCGTTTTCCGGTGCTATATCAGCATTTTTGCCGTTTCTATAAACAAGATACCTTGGCGCGCTTGCAGCGTTGGCAAGCCGAGAGCGGCGCAGAAACGCCATAAGCGACCGCGCATTGCTCGCATACTGAGCAGTCGCACCGAATCGGCGAATTTAGCGTTGACACACTCAGGGTGGCTGGATATGATGCGCCCCGTTCACACGATTCCTCTGTAGTTCAGTCGGTAGAACGGCGGACTGTTAATCCGTATGTCACTGGTTCGAGTCCAGTCAGAGGAGCCATATTAGAGAAGCCCGCTTAAGGAAACTTAAGCGGGCTTTTTGCTTTTATGCATTTATCAATCACATCCAGACATCAGCTCAGAATGGCTTCCAGTCGGGCCAGCACTTCATTCACGACAGCGTCGGGTATACGTTCCAGTCGCCTACCGCACCGGGCTCCCATATCAATGGTTCTGGGCTGGTCGCAGCGAATAACGCCCGTTGTTTTTGTTCCCGAGTCGTCCAGTGAGACGGCAAAACCCGCTGTGCGAACAAAGTTTCCGCCGCTGGTGACGGGAACAACAACGGGTTGCCGGGTCAACTGGTTAAACGATGCTGGAGAAACGATAAGTACCGGACGTTTTCCACTTTGCTCATGACCGGCTATCGGATCCAGTGAAACGAGCCAGATTTCCCCCCTGTCCATTTACAGGATCTCCTTGCCCATCGCGGGCGCATCAAT is a window of Serratia plymuthica DNA encoding:
- a CDS encoding winged helix-turn-helix domain-containing protein, coding for MRYIINNDIKYHEDRSELVSLHDDIPPIVLTATLNRLLSTLVRNNNLVLSRETLLMQVWEAHGQVASGNNLNNTISILRKAFSSLGEEEIIVTLPRQGFMFTATELHTTDSVAENLITQETAQQPVESSTERPITVPGRGFKFAAVTLALVALVSSVWAWWDTGYSPVSTMPVGKIGNCEVRFVSTYHKPGPRDVDLAHLKTMLEQRNHINCSEPGTLFYYDSLSITPNTTGRVRVSYFYYCPQDQMKSGKVQCENFHENSGL
- a CDS encoding fimbrial protein: MKLNKIMLAAVMAMGVSSFANAANQGSGSVTFTGEIIDAPCSIAPGNIDQTVPLGQISNLGLKDGRESLVKEDFSIKLEDCTAATAQTVKTTFTGEPGGATGTDKKMVAFGSGSTAKGASIVITDSNASNAVVELGKATAGQVIAIGDTEAELKFQAFLKGNGGALDTIVPGAFTSVVNFALNYQ
- the mtfA gene encoding DgsA anti-repressor MtfA; this translates as MIKWPWKTQQPQAETLAQWQDALAIPLLSPLNEQEQQRLIVVAGQILQQKRIVPLQGLELTSQMQARIALMFALPVLELGAEYLDGFNEILLYPSPFVVEDEWQDDIGLVHSGPVVQSGQSWEQGPIVLNWQDVQDSFDLSGFNLVIHEAVHKLDMRNGGSATGIPPIPLRDIAAWEHDLHAAMENLQDEIDMVGEEAASMDAYAATDPAECFAVLSEYFFSAPELLAQRFPVLYQHFCRFYKQDTLARLQRWQAESGAETP
- a CDS encoding fimbrial protein; translated protein: MFRKAQVLVAPSLLITFFITQPSAAQSSVIGWGKVNMEGAIVNAACAIEAASRDQTIDMQTLPVEQIAREGHGLTKAFSLRLLNCSVSDVGGIQPGRQHFQMIFDGRADNGLFGVTGEAKGIALRLSDSIGNVIYPGLAMPIDGTVIKESYVNYSMQLVANRQVLRAGDYRTAIRFKLNYY
- a CDS encoding type II toxin-antitoxin system PemK/MazF family toxin → MDRGEIWLVSLDPIAGHEQSGKRPVLIVSPASFNQLTRQPVVVPVTSGGNFVRTAGFAVSLDDSGTKTTGVIRCDQPRTIDMGARCGRRLERIPDAVVNEVLARLEAILS
- a CDS encoding winged helix-turn-helix domain-containing protein, whose protein sequence is MLARIDDANNKIALLKPASRLLSLFIRNNNKLLLRERLLNEVWVEHGLKASNNNLNNYVSGLRKSLAQCGAEEIIITYPRQGFKFSAKNIHEVNVNQEISSDGERCEPEIIFTPPPQKSDTSMWHAIQRLIMIAATCLVPFAAIVLYQNSTRINVYPLGNYQHCKIYSMTLGSGNIEKVKRMIKQAGLSCQQRADVYYYNNILNESSQRYEEQITFCPRDTRNPCINNYKDHNES